From Salinirubellus salinus, the proteins below share one genomic window:
- a CDS encoding class I adenylate-forming enzyme family protein, producing the protein MEHFEGAPLRHFGDLPAMAADRYGEKTAFTSFGQATSYAELEAESNKYANMLADHGVGPGDRVGIFVPNTTQFPVSYFGIIKAGGVAVPLNLRMDPETLVYVVNNAEADHMVGSPLLAEQVQNLADAAEVSTLFLPGVSDDGVVNVSHVLDDYDDTFEKPEREYGDIACQPYTSGTTGRPKGVLLSHENLLTTVEAYTKGGLAIDADDSIVLVLPLFHIFGLNAIMATYLVRGGTMHLQPQPEGEGMLRGIDEHDATTFAGVPAMYTMMWREYRENPDEYDLSSLRYVNCAAAPLADEVRRTIEEAWDVPMVEGWGMTETAPAGTVEPSHGVRKAAGCIGPALECCEIKIVDPETRETRVSPEELSPFPDSDLDFDDAEATGGELAIRGPNVFEGYFELPEKTDAVFDDEGYFYTEDIARVDEDGYFWMVDRADDMIIAGGENIYPAEVEAALYEHPDVEEAGVAGAPHEVKGEAPVAFVVLAEGADVTEEELRRFTLDHVASYAHPRRIFFVDELPRSATQKVQRYRLEEMAEEYLDGPLTSGDQL; encoded by the coding sequence ATGGAACACTTCGAAGGCGCTCCCCTGCGTCACTTCGGTGACCTGCCGGCGATGGCGGCAGACCGGTACGGCGAGAAGACGGCGTTCACCTCGTTCGGGCAGGCGACGTCCTACGCGGAACTCGAGGCGGAGTCGAACAAGTACGCGAACATGCTCGCCGACCACGGCGTCGGGCCGGGCGACCGCGTCGGCATCTTCGTCCCGAACACGACCCAGTTCCCGGTCAGTTACTTCGGCATCATCAAGGCGGGCGGGGTGGCGGTACCGCTGAACCTCCGGATGGACCCGGAGACGCTCGTCTACGTGGTGAACAACGCCGAGGCCGACCACATGGTCGGCTCGCCACTGCTGGCCGAACAGGTGCAGAACCTCGCCGACGCCGCCGAGGTGAGTACGCTGTTCCTGCCCGGGGTGAGCGACGACGGCGTCGTCAACGTCTCGCACGTGCTCGACGACTACGACGACACCTTCGAGAAACCCGAACGCGAGTACGGCGACATCGCCTGCCAGCCCTACACCTCGGGGACGACGGGCCGACCGAAAGGTGTCCTCCTCAGCCACGAGAACCTCCTCACCACCGTCGAGGCGTACACGAAGGGCGGACTGGCCATCGACGCCGACGACTCCATCGTCCTCGTCCTGCCGCTGTTCCACATCTTCGGCCTGAACGCCATCATGGCGACGTACCTCGTCCGCGGCGGGACGATGCACCTCCAGCCGCAGCCCGAGGGGGAGGGGATGCTCCGGGGGATCGACGAGCACGACGCGACCACGTTCGCCGGCGTCCCCGCGATGTACACGATGATGTGGCGCGAGTACCGCGAGAACCCCGACGAGTACGACCTCTCGTCGCTGCGCTACGTCAACTGCGCGGCCGCCCCGCTGGCCGACGAGGTCCGTCGCACCATCGAGGAGGCGTGGGACGTCCCGATGGTCGAGGGCTGGGGGATGACCGAGACGGCACCCGCCGGCACGGTCGAACCCTCCCACGGCGTCCGGAAGGCCGCTGGCTGTATCGGCCCGGCGCTGGAGTGCTGTGAGATCAAGATCGTCGACCCGGAGACCCGCGAGACGCGCGTCTCGCCCGAGGAGCTCAGCCCGTTCCCGGACTCGGACCTCGACTTCGACGACGCGGAGGCCACGGGCGGCGAGCTCGCCATCCGCGGTCCCAACGTGTTCGAGGGCTACTTCGAACTCCCCGAGAAGACCGACGCGGTGTTCGACGACGAGGGCTACTTCTACACCGAGGACATCGCCCGCGTCGACGAGGACGGCTACTTCTGGATGGTCGACCGTGCCGATGACATGATCATCGCCGGTGGGGAGAACATCTACCCGGCCGAGGTGGAGGCGGCACTCTACGAACATCCGGACGTCGAGGAGGCCGGCGTCGCCGGCGCGCCCCACGAGGTGAAGGGCGAGGCCCCCGTCGCGTTCGTCGTCCTCGCCGAGGGTGCAGACGTGACCGAGGAGGAACTCCGGAGGTTCACGCTCGACCACGTCGCCAGCTACGCCCACCCGCGGCGCATCTTCTTCGTCGACGAACTGCCGCGCTCGGCGACCCAGAAGGTCCAGCGCTACCGACTGGAGGAGATGGCCGAGGAGTACCTGGACGGACCGCTGACGAGCGGCGACCAACTCTAG
- a CDS encoding metal-dependent hydrolase — MYATGHYGMALLAYAPVGFVLLEAAPLLAFLGGAVVLSLATLPDIDLRLPLVPHRGPTHSLLFLALVAGGLGAAGFLLGQGSWQPLGGPMRGAVFGLVLGVVGIGSHLLADALTPMGVNVFWPVPVDRFSLSLARADNTVANYGLLFLGAVASVVVLALSGYV; from the coding sequence GTGTACGCCACCGGCCACTACGGGATGGCGTTGCTCGCCTACGCACCCGTCGGGTTCGTCCTGCTGGAGGCTGCGCCACTGCTGGCGTTCCTCGGCGGGGCCGTGGTGCTCTCGCTCGCCACGCTCCCGGACATCGACCTGCGTCTCCCGCTCGTCCCGCACCGTGGTCCGACCCACTCGCTCCTGTTCCTCGCCCTCGTCGCCGGCGGCCTCGGCGCCGCGGGGTTCCTGCTCGGACAGGGCTCGTGGCAGCCACTCGGCGGCCCGATGCGGGGCGCCGTCTTCGGTCTCGTCCTCGGCGTCGTCGGCATCGGGTCGCACCTGCTGGCCGACGCCCTGACACCGATGGGGGTCAACGTGTTCTGGCCGGTGCCGGTCGACCGCTTCTCGCTGTCGCTGGCACGGGCCGACAACACCGTGGCGAACTACGGCCTCCTGTTCCTCGGTGCCGTCGCCTCGGTGGTGGTGCTGGCGCTGTCCGGGTACGTCTGA
- a CDS encoding ester cyclase, with the protein MASTQQEQREAAQEISEAFVEAYNTGDTSLIEPVVTDDFVCHHHGAGVELHGASEYAGRIKEMRGAFSEFKMAEDILVVEGDLAAAQFSWGGTHDGPFQGIDPTNESVHTSSLCLMRMDDGKLDEMWIYSDTPGMLEQLGLEPRFGED; encoded by the coding sequence ATGGCAAGCACACAGCAAGAACAGCGTGAGGCGGCACAGGAGATCAGCGAGGCGTTCGTCGAGGCGTACAACACGGGAGACACCTCGCTCATCGAACCAGTCGTGACCGACGACTTCGTCTGTCACCACCACGGTGCCGGCGTCGAACTGCACGGGGCCTCGGAGTACGCGGGGCGCATCAAGGAGATGCGCGGCGCGTTCTCGGAGTTCAAGATGGCCGAGGACATCCTCGTCGTCGAGGGGGACCTCGCGGCGGCGCAGTTCAGCTGGGGCGGCACACACGACGGGCCGTTCCAGGGTATCGACCCGACGAACGAGTCGGTGCACACGTCGAGCCTCTGCCTGATGCGGATGGACGACGGGAAACTCGACGAGATGTGGATCTACAGCGACACGCCGGGGATGCTGGAGCAACTCGGCCTCGAACCCCGGTTCGGTGAGGACTGA
- a CDS encoding lipopolysaccharide biosynthesis protein, producing MRLGRTTLLHFVSQVGVSVAGFAATFAIARLGGADVLGTYAVAVALMFWLSIPPTAIGDAVTKRLSEGGDAGRLLATGLLLELAVAGVLGVGLLVGSPLVERLVGAPVGELVALLVVSNVGLLTAISVLNGEKKVAQAGALKTVERVVRSVLHVGAVLLSYGVAALVASHVVSVLVAAAVGVFLVRGRPSRPSWETARSLVRYARYGWLSRLKSRAFGWTDTIVLAFFAVGATLIGVYEVAWNLASLFVLVANSVQDTLFPEVSELSVDGNYERIHHYLNEGLVFTGVFIIPGLFGAWVLGERVLRIYNPEFTQGAGILLILVGARMLSAYGDQLVNVVNAVDRPDVAFRINAAFVGLNLVLNVTLVYAYGWVGAAVATAVSAGVGLALGYGALSRLIGRPDVPLAELARQVLASAVMAAGVLAAEPSLPRSHYGTVALVFVGVGVYTLVLVVVSARVRGKARALLATAG from the coding sequence ATGCGACTCGGCCGAACCACGCTCCTGCACTTCGTCTCGCAGGTGGGCGTGAGCGTCGCCGGATTCGCGGCCACGTTCGCCATCGCTCGCCTCGGCGGGGCGGACGTGCTCGGGACCTACGCCGTGGCGGTGGCCCTGATGTTCTGGCTCTCCATCCCGCCGACGGCCATCGGCGACGCCGTCACCAAGCGCCTGAGCGAGGGAGGCGACGCCGGGCGACTACTGGCGACCGGACTCCTGCTCGAACTCGCCGTCGCGGGCGTCCTCGGGGTGGGCCTGCTGGTCGGGTCGCCGCTCGTCGAGCGACTCGTCGGTGCGCCCGTGGGCGAACTCGTGGCGCTGCTCGTCGTCTCGAACGTCGGCCTGCTCACCGCCATCTCGGTCCTCAACGGCGAGAAGAAGGTCGCGCAGGCGGGCGCACTGAAGACCGTCGAGCGGGTCGTCCGGTCGGTGCTCCACGTCGGGGCCGTCCTGCTGAGCTACGGGGTGGCCGCGCTCGTGGCGAGCCACGTCGTCTCCGTCCTCGTCGCCGCCGCAGTCGGCGTGTTCCTCGTCCGTGGCCGGCCCTCGCGGCCCTCGTGGGAGACCGCCCGGAGTCTCGTCCGGTACGCCCGCTACGGCTGGCTCAGCCGGCTGAAGTCCCGCGCCTTCGGCTGGACCGACACCATCGTCCTCGCGTTCTTCGCCGTCGGCGCCACCCTCATCGGCGTCTACGAGGTGGCGTGGAACCTCGCGTCGCTGTTCGTCCTCGTCGCCAACTCCGTACAGGACACGCTGTTCCCGGAGGTGAGTGAGCTCAGCGTCGACGGCAACTACGAGCGCATCCACCACTACCTGAACGAGGGCTTGGTGTTCACGGGCGTGTTCATCATCCCCGGCCTGTTCGGCGCGTGGGTGCTCGGCGAGCGCGTCCTGCGCATCTACAACCCCGAGTTCACGCAGGGGGCGGGCATCCTCCTGATACTGGTCGGCGCGCGGATGCTCTCGGCCTACGGCGACCAGCTCGTCAACGTCGTCAACGCCGTCGACCGCCCGGACGTGGCGTTCCGCATCAACGCCGCGTTCGTCGGCCTCAACCTCGTCCTGAACGTGACGCTCGTCTACGCCTACGGCTGGGTCGGGGCTGCCGTCGCCACCGCCGTCTCGGCCGGCGTCGGCCTCGCGCTGGGCTACGGCGCGCTCTCCCGACTCATCGGGCGGCCGGACGTCCCGCTGGCCGAACTCGCCCGACAGGTCCTCGCCTCGGCGGTGATGGCTGCCGGGGTCCTCGCCGCGGAGCCGTCGCTCCCACGGAGTCACTACGGCACCGTCGCACTCGTGTTCGTCGGCGTCGGCGTCTACACGCTCGTCCTCGTCGTCGTCTCCGCCCGCGTCAGGGGGAAGGCCCGTGCCCTGCTCGCGACGGCCGGGTGA
- a CDS encoding sulfatase: MSERPNVVWVTLDSVRQDRTTMGGHDRDTTPRLQALADRPGGRAFSDGIAAGIWTLSSSASILTGTYPTHNTVGIDGSTLPPELPTVAERLRDAGYRTACLSRNSHVSEATDLFRGFDRFAWLAAATLFDVAGPATLAKYLLNLRRHSAGFTPDTAKHATPFLMNDIAKRWLSDLAGGDAPFFHYLHYNEPHRPYVPPLPWQDRYTDEIDAGPAEAVDIAMDVHRTMYERVASGDPLTDWERDALLATYDAEVAYTDECIGRLFEYVQSLDTDRETVFVVTADHGDLFGEQGVLAHKLLLHDGLINVPFVVHSDGEGDGASQRLTDALALADDDPVQHTDLMTTLVAVAGGDTDGMQGVDLRDGPREFAVAQRAPADFGDFTEHDPSFDTSRYHAPTMTCARTHEFKFQTSEDGEELFALPDESRDASADHPEVADELREALAEWLATDGQPVGEARDAAFDDAMRKQLSDLGYVE; this comes from the coding sequence ATGAGCGAGCGCCCGAACGTCGTCTGGGTCACCCTCGACAGCGTCCGGCAGGACCGGACCACGATGGGTGGCCACGACCGGGACACCACGCCACGCCTCCAGGCACTCGCCGACCGCCCCGGCGGTCGGGCGTTCTCCGACGGTATTGCCGCCGGCATCTGGACGCTCTCCTCCTCCGCGAGCATCCTCACCGGCACCTACCCCACGCACAACACGGTCGGCATCGACGGCTCGACGCTCCCGCCGGAACTCCCGACGGTCGCCGAGCGCCTGCGCGACGCTGGCTACCGGACCGCCTGCCTCTCCCGGAACTCGCACGTCAGCGAGGCGACGGACCTCTTCCGTGGGTTCGACCGCTTCGCCTGGCTGGCTGCCGCCACGCTGTTCGACGTGGCCGGGCCAGCGACGCTGGCGAAGTACCTCCTCAACCTCCGGCGTCACTCCGCCGGCTTCACGCCCGACACGGCCAAGCACGCGACCCCGTTCCTGATGAACGACATCGCCAAGCGGTGGCTCTCGGACCTCGCTGGCGGGGACGCCCCGTTCTTCCACTACCTCCACTACAACGAGCCACACCGGCCCTACGTGCCGCCGCTCCCGTGGCAGGACCGCTACACGGACGAGATAGACGCCGGCCCGGCCGAGGCCGTCGACATCGCGATGGACGTACACCGGACGATGTACGAGCGGGTGGCGAGCGGCGACCCGCTCACGGACTGGGAGCGCGACGCGCTGCTGGCGACCTACGACGCCGAGGTCGCCTACACCGACGAGTGTATCGGGCGGCTGTTCGAGTACGTCCAGTCACTGGACACCGACCGCGAGACGGTGTTCGTCGTCACGGCCGACCACGGCGACCTGTTCGGCGAGCAGGGGGTGCTCGCGCACAAACTCCTGCTCCACGACGGGCTGATCAACGTCCCGTTCGTCGTCCACTCGGACGGCGAGGGGGACGGGGCCAGCCAGCGCCTCACCGACGCCCTCGCGCTCGCGGACGACGACCCGGTCCAGCACACCGACCTGATGACCACGCTCGTCGCCGTCGCGGGTGGCGACACGGATGGGATGCAGGGTGTGGACCTGCGCGACGGTCCGCGCGAGTTCGCTGTCGCCCAGCGCGCTCCCGCCGACTTCGGGGACTTCACGGAGCACGACCCCTCGTTCGACACCTCCCGGTACCACGCCCCCACGATGACCTGCGCTCGCACCCACGAGTTCAAGTTCCAGACGAGCGAGGACGGCGAGGAGCTGTTCGCGCTGCCCGACGAGTCACGTGACGCGAGCGCCGACCACCCAGAGGTGGCCGACGAACTGCGCGAGGCGCTGGCCGAGTGGCTGGCGACCGACGGCCAGCCGGTCGGTGAGGCCCGCGACGCGGCGTTCGACGACGCGATGCGGAAGCAACTCTCGGACCTCGGGTACGTGGAGTAG
- a CDS encoding alkaline phosphatase family protein codes for MTVVVLGLDALDPDLVDPETHPNLSLAAHRAIDTIDSVAGEPSTHELWPTIVTGLEPREHGLVLDDGVAWGNPVLDRASDVADYLLPDALQTRIGAWLLTNTDSDAFRTRATYYEEQGLSTLFDGREALPIGVPNYVVDPDSEDREHQLRRSLGDLFERDPEAVGGHTSADPDTFYEQCLEMLMIRVARTRRGLRGGRYELVFGYTSGLDLVGHVAYDAPDLQERAYAEADEFVGELRGDLDEGDELLLVSDHGLQDGVHTHEAMVAGTDPEMVEAIGSVTDVRAAVETELDENDHSPEPRVARERDGVGGEQVREQLEDLGYM; via the coding sequence ATGACAGTGGTGGTCCTCGGTCTCGACGCCCTCGACCCCGACCTGGTCGACCCCGAGACACACCCGAACCTCTCGCTCGCCGCCCACCGCGCCATCGACACCATCGACAGCGTGGCGGGCGAACCGAGCACGCACGAACTCTGGCCGACCATCGTCACCGGCCTTGAACCTCGCGAGCACGGGCTCGTCCTCGACGACGGCGTGGCGTGGGGTAACCCGGTCCTCGACCGGGCGAGCGACGTGGCCGACTACCTCCTCCCTGACGCTCTCCAGACGCGCATCGGCGCGTGGCTGCTGACCAACACCGACTCCGACGCCTTCCGCACGCGGGCGACCTACTACGAGGAGCAAGGCCTCTCGACGCTGTTCGACGGGCGGGAGGCGCTCCCCATCGGGGTGCCGAACTACGTCGTCGACCCGGATTCGGAGGACCGGGAACACCAGCTCCGGCGGAGTCTGGGCGACCTGTTCGAGCGCGACCCGGAGGCCGTCGGCGGGCACACCTCGGCGGACCCGGACACCTTCTACGAGCAGTGTCTGGAGATGCTGATGATACGGGTCGCCCGCACCCGTCGTGGTCTGCGTGGCGGGCGCTACGAACTCGTCTTCGGCTACACGAGCGGCCTCGACCTGGTGGGCCACGTCGCCTACGACGCCCCGGACCTGCAGGAACGAGCGTACGCGGAGGCCGACGAGTTCGTCGGCGAACTCCGTGGTGACCTCGACGAGGGGGACGAACTCCTGCTCGTGAGCGACCACGGCCTGCAGGACGGCGTCCACACCCACGAGGCGATGGTCGCCGGTACCGACCCAGAGATGGTCGAGGCCATCGGGAGTGTCACGGACGTGCGAGCGGCCGTCGAGACGGAACTAGACGAGAACGACCACTCGCCCGAGCCACGGGTGGCGCGTGAGCGCGACGGCGTAGGCGGCGAGCAGGTCCGCGAGCAACTGGAAGACCTGGGGTACATGTGA
- a CDS encoding sulfatase, giving the protein MHEGSSERRERDSSAASDDPNVLLVVLDSVRARNCSAYGHHEGTTPFLESFARERATLYEQARAPGARSVTSHASLFSGFHVEEHGVVSAAHKLDPSVSVFSTLREEGYATGVFSENDWITAVDVGLKDGFDTVVGARNVPFPDAVNPHEFVSNQGRGQYVTFLKEALADDHPVQSLANGAATKLQSDYKRFLPSSVRASTPAGVYVDSFLGWSERQSGPWGACVNLMDAHIPYEPAPEHDHWGGKRARELQSSFEDQKWAFNGGQRPWWQKKAVESLYDGAIRHCDAELERLVSELDRRGDLDDTLLVVTSDHGEGFGEPSRVRPGVRVAEHGVAPHEAVLHVPLVVRLPGQDGATRVERPASLTEFPRVVQAVRDSEHPTEGFRPDGPVLSTAVGLDEPLQERASAYVGDLSPWTADSRAVFDWDEGQGVVEKSLVNRDRAVTVTCRDAQTQYVDGGGDRPRERVAEAFAAVEQLDVRRSGGGVEDIDDATYDRLEDLGYV; this is encoded by the coding sequence ATGCACGAGGGATCGAGCGAACGACGAGAGAGAGATTCTTCGGCGGCGAGCGACGACCCCAACGTCCTCCTCGTCGTCCTCGACAGCGTCCGCGCGAGGAACTGCTCGGCCTACGGCCACCACGAGGGGACAACGCCGTTCCTCGAGTCGTTCGCCCGCGAGCGGGCCACCCTGTACGAGCAGGCCCGTGCCCCCGGTGCCCGCAGCGTCACCAGCCACGCCAGCCTCTTCTCCGGGTTCCACGTCGAGGAGCACGGCGTCGTCTCCGCCGCCCACAAACTCGACCCCTCGGTGAGCGTCTTCTCGACGCTCCGCGAGGAGGGCTACGCGACTGGCGTGTTCAGCGAGAACGACTGGATAACCGCGGTCGACGTGGGACTGAAGGACGGCTTCGACACTGTCGTCGGCGCGCGGAACGTCCCGTTCCCGGACGCCGTGAATCCACACGAGTTCGTCTCGAACCAGGGGCGGGGCCAGTACGTCACCTTCCTGAAGGAGGCGCTCGCGGACGACCACCCCGTCCAGTCGCTGGCGAACGGCGCCGCCACCAAACTCCAGTCGGACTACAAGCGCTTCCTCCCGTCGAGCGTGCGAGCCTCCACCCCGGCGGGCGTCTACGTCGACTCGTTCCTCGGCTGGTCCGAACGCCAGTCCGGGCCGTGGGGCGCCTGCGTGAACCTGATGGACGCCCACATCCCGTACGAACCGGCCCCGGAGCACGACCACTGGGGGGGCAAGCGCGCCCGCGAGTTGCAGTCCTCGTTCGAGGACCAGAAGTGGGCGTTCAACGGTGGCCAGCGCCCGTGGTGGCAGAAGAAGGCCGTCGAGTCGCTGTACGACGGGGCCATCCGGCACTGCGACGCGGAGCTGGAGCGCCTCGTGAGCGAACTCGACCGCCGCGGTGACCTCGACGACACCCTGCTGGTCGTCACGAGCGACCACGGCGAGGGGTTCGGCGAACCGAGTCGCGTCCGGCCCGGCGTCCGTGTCGCCGAACACGGCGTCGCGCCACACGAGGCCGTCCTCCACGTCCCCCTCGTCGTCCGCCTGCCGGGGCAGGACGGAGCCACACGGGTCGAGCGACCCGCCTCGCTCACCGAGTTCCCACGCGTCGTGCAGGCCGTCCGCGACAGCGAACACCCGACCGAGGGGTTCCGCCCCGACGGCCCCGTCCTCTCGACGGCCGTCGGGCTCGACGAACCCCTGCAGGAGCGGGCCAGCGCCTACGTCGGTGACCTCTCGCCGTGGACCGCGGACTCACGCGCCGTGTTCGACTGGGACGAGGGCCAGGGCGTCGTCGAGAAGTCGCTCGTCAACCGCGACCGGGCCGTGACGGTGACCTGTCGAGACGCGCAGACGCAGTACGTCGACGGTGGGGGCGACCGGCCGCGCGAGCGGGTGGCCGAGGCGTTCGCCGCTGTCGAGCAGCTCGACGTGCGACGCTCGGGCGGTGGGGTGGAGGACATCGACGACGCGACGTACGACCGGCTGGAGGACCTCGGGTACGTCTGA
- a CDS encoding TrmB family transcriptional regulator — protein sequence MDDAGVFDLLGLGEYERTALAELVGLGRTTAPNLAEATGIPKARIYGVLDSLADRGFVKVVPGRPKEYVPRSPEEILERARENERQSLASFERELESASDAFLAEFEPRYEQAGESVRPAEELFHVVDVGEPSESETRRLYHEAEREMRVLTKSWEYLDSVAPALADAVDRDVAVRVLFHHPDILADDERPVQDDRVARLEREFPSVEFRFSRHVLPWRGTLVDPSMEYDSGEAIFLVEEPDVPNHMRQAALTENGSFVAGLARFFDLVWDYESTAERD from the coding sequence ATGGACGACGCCGGGGTGTTCGACCTGCTCGGGCTGGGTGAGTACGAGCGGACCGCGCTCGCCGAACTGGTGGGGCTGGGCCGGACCACCGCGCCGAACCTCGCCGAGGCGACCGGCATCCCGAAGGCCCGTATCTACGGCGTGCTCGACTCGCTGGCCGACCGCGGGTTCGTGAAGGTCGTGCCCGGCCGGCCCAAGGAGTACGTGCCGCGCTCGCCCGAGGAGATCCTCGAGCGAGCACGGGAGAACGAGCGGCAGTCGCTGGCCTCGTTCGAGCGCGAACTGGAGTCCGCGAGTGACGCCTTCCTCGCGGAGTTCGAGCCCCGATACGAGCAGGCCGGCGAGTCGGTCCGCCCCGCCGAGGAACTGTTCCACGTCGTCGACGTGGGAGAGCCGAGCGAGTCCGAGACGCGGCGACTCTACCACGAGGCCGAGCGCGAGATGCGCGTCCTCACGAAGTCGTGGGAGTACCTCGACAGCGTCGCCCCCGCGCTCGCTGACGCGGTGGACCGGGACGTGGCCGTCCGCGTGCTGTTCCACCACCCGGACATCCTCGCGGACGACGAGCGGCCCGTCCAGGACGACCGGGTCGCGCGCCTCGAACGGGAGTTCCCGAGCGTCGAGTTCCGCTTCTCGCGGCACGTCCTCCCGTGGCGCGGCACCCTCGTGGACCCGTCGATGGAGTACGACTCCGGTGAGGCCATCTTCCTCGTCGAGGAGCCCGACGTCCCGAACCACATGCGGCAGGCCGCACTGACCGAGAACGGCTCGTTCGTGGCAGGGCTCGCTCGATTCTTCGATCTGGTGTGGGACTACGAGAGTACGGCCGAGCGGGACTGA
- the aglJ gene encoding S-layer glycoprotein N-glycosyltransferase AglJ: MERREDVCVLLPTLNEAETIGSVVEGFREAGYTTVLVVDGGSSDGTRRIAEDAGARVVVQSGNGKGQAVREGVRSVEEPVVLMADGDGTYDPADADAMLEPIFAGRAEHVIGDRFYRMADDAMPRLNRAGNRLVNRAFAFVHGRDLADILSGYRAFTRESFERLRVTSDGFGIETELAVECVKHGVPTEVVGVSYGARPDDSETNLHPIKDGARIYLTLFRLAKTNNPLFYFGSVGVLALLAGLAVGGYVGYEWFLREPPVSHEALAVVSAAGIILGVQLLMFGVLSDVIVAVNREQTRRIEELAAQLGRGGGRASTYRTGWNGTETDAERSAQETGESAAEATGEGTTEAAAESESPTPDR, translated from the coding sequence ATGGAGCGACGCGAGGACGTCTGTGTACTCCTGCCGACGCTGAACGAGGCCGAGACCATCGGGTCCGTGGTCGAGGGGTTCCGCGAGGCGGGGTACACGACCGTCCTCGTCGTCGACGGCGGATCCTCCGACGGGACCCGACGCATCGCGGAGGACGCGGGTGCCCGTGTCGTCGTCCAGTCGGGCAACGGGAAGGGCCAGGCGGTCCGTGAGGGGGTCCGGAGCGTGGAGGAACCCGTCGTCCTGATGGCCGACGGCGACGGGACGTACGACCCGGCTGACGCCGACGCGATGCTCGAACCCATCTTCGCCGGGCGCGCCGAGCACGTCATCGGCGACCGGTTCTACCGGATGGCCGACGACGCGATGCCCCGCCTCAATCGGGCCGGCAACCGCCTCGTCAACCGCGCGTTCGCGTTCGTCCACGGCCGTGACCTCGCCGACATCCTCTCGGGCTACCGCGCGTTCACCCGCGAGTCGTTCGAGCGACTCCGGGTCACCTCGGACGGGTTCGGCATCGAGACGGAACTCGCCGTCGAGTGCGTGAAACACGGCGTCCCGACGGAGGTGGTCGGCGTCTCCTACGGCGCCCGTCCGGACGACTCGGAGACGAACCTCCACCCCATCAAGGACGGCGCGCGCATCTACCTCACTCTGTTCCGACTGGCGAAGACGAACAACCCCCTGTTCTACTTCGGGAGCGTGGGCGTCCTCGCGCTCCTCGCGGGGCTGGCGGTGGGCGGCTACGTCGGCTACGAGTGGTTCCTCCGGGAGCCCCCCGTCTCCCACGAGGCGCTCGCCGTCGTCTCGGCGGCGGGCATCATCCTCGGCGTCCAGTTGCTGATGTTCGGCGTGCTCTCGGACGTCATCGTGGCGGTGAATCGCGAGCAGACCCGACGTATCGAGGAGCTCGCCGCGCAACTCGGCCGCGGTGGGGGACGAGCCTCGACCTACCGGACGGGGTGGAACGGGACCGAGACGGACGCCGAGCGCTCGGCGCAGGAAACGGGCGAGAGTGCGGCGGAGGCAACGGGCGAAGGAACGACGGAGGCAGCGGCCGAGTCGGAGTCGCCGACGCCGGACCGTTAG
- a CDS encoding ribbon-helix-helix domain-containing protein, with amino-acid sequence MTDYTTVSIPKELAERVDETIEGTSFSSTSDLVRFLLRSIVVQHQRQGELTEAEFADIADQLRDLGYLK; translated from the coding sequence ATGACCGACTACACCACCGTCTCCATCCCGAAGGAACTCGCCGAGCGCGTCGACGAGACCATCGAGGGGACCTCCTTCTCCTCGACGTCGGACCTCGTCCGCTTCCTCCTTCGCTCCATCGTCGTCCAGCACCAGCGACAGGGTGAGCTCACGGAGGCCGAGTTCGCCGACATCGCCGACCAGCTGCGTGACCTCGGCTACCTGAAGTAG